The following are encoded together in the Nicotiana tabacum cultivar K326 unplaced genomic scaffold, ASM71507v2 Un00001, whole genome shotgun sequence genome:
- the LOC107795331 gene encoding psbP domain-containing protein 1, chloroplastic — MRILQASTSYSVGFGIPSISTRPKSFTQRRSTIAAGQALDKPVQMARKFSEQHTVKKGDMVKEGTSAVLEKKDFAVPRRKAMALICSSFVLSNYELPKVAYAQSIEFREYIDTFDGYSFMYPRNWIQVRGAGADIFFRDPLVLDENLSVEISSPSSSNYKSVEDLGPPEKAGKGVLRQYLTEFMSTRLGVRRESSVLSTSSRVADDGRLYYQVEVNIKSYANNNELAVMPQDRVARLEWDRRYLSVLGVENNRLYELRIQTPETTFADEESDIRAVMDSFRVNKIEV, encoded by the exons ATGAGAATTCTTCAGGCTTCCACCTCCTACAGTGTTGGCTTTGGCATTCCATCCATTTCTACTCGCCCCAAGTCTTTCACTCAGCGCCGTTCCACCATAGCCGCAG GGCAAGCGTTGGACAAACCTGTTCAGATGGCAAGAAAGTTCTCAGAGCAGCATACTGTGAAGAAGGGAGATATGGTGAAAGAAGGAACTTCAGCTGTTTTAGAg AAAAAAGATTTTGCAGTTCCAAGGAGAAAGGCAATGGCCCTGATATGCTCAAGTTTCGTGCTCTCAAATTATGAATTGCCCAAAGTTGCATATGCTCAATCTATTGAGTTCAGGGAGTATATTGATACCTTTGACGGCTATTCCTTTATGTATCCTCGAAACTGGATTCAAGTGCGTGGTGCTGGTGCTGACATATTTTTCAGGGATCCTCTTGTTTTAGATGAAAATCTGTCAGTGGAGATATCATCTCCTTCATCCTCTAACTACAAAAGTGTAGAAGATTTGGGTCCACCAGAAAAAGCTGGAAAGGGAGTCCTTAGACAATATTTGACTGAATTTATGTCCACTAGACTTGGTGTCAGACGCGAATCAAGTGTTCTTTCTACTTCGTCAAGGGTAGCTGATGATGGGAGGCTGTATTATCAAGTTGAG GTGAATATCAAGTCATATGCTAACAATAATGAGTTGGCTGTAATGCCACAAGATCGAGTTGCTCGTCTGGAATGGGATAGGCGATACCTTTCAGTTCTTGGAGTGGAAAACAACCGTTTATACGAATTGAGAATACAAACACCTGAAACAACCTTTGCAGATGAGGAAAGTGACATTCGTGCAGTTATGGATTCCTTCCGAGTAAACAAGATTGAAGTTTGA
- the LOC107795332 gene encoding protein FLOURY 1-like — protein MQIMHLVCFFFILCSVFEFNKRFLGYFLDLFLMDCVEALKLLSLNADLGFGFLVFGWFGQVYKVLGLFLLFGLGLRVLQFSWYCKGWNRFLCEFCGKSGELRNGCCSKNDFDEKCSAKMKFCKSGLLEEEKVKCVSDEELDDDEQECHDEDKVFDVLSLRKMVKIERSRANAACLELEKERMAAATAAEETMAMILRLQNEKSLVEMEANQYKRLAEEKQLHDQEVIQSLQWLVLKHESERSILEGQLKLCCKEKLKTFGKRDDEGDHSEVADDEENHSSLNTNLDDAFHYTLFSSLDMDLST, from the coding sequence ATGCAGATTATGCATCTTGTgtgttttttcttcattttgtgctCAGTCTTTGAATTTAATAAAAGATTTCTGGGTTATTTTCTGGATTTATTTTTAATGGATTGTGTTGAAGCGCTGAAGCTTTTGAGTCTTAATGctgatttgggatttggatttcTGGTATTTGGGTGGTTTGGGCAAGTGTATAAGGTTTTGGGCCTGTTCTTGTTGTTCGGTTTGGGGTTAAGGGTCTTGCAGTTTAGTTGGTATTGCAAAGGTTGGAACCGTTTTCTTTGTGAATTTTGTGGAAAATCAGGTGAATTGAGAAATGGGTGTTGCTCAAAAAATGATTTTGATGAGAAATGTAGTGCAAAGATGAAATTTTGCAAGTCTGGGTTATTAGAAGAGGAAAAAGTGAAATGTGTTTCAGATGAGGAATTGGATGATGATGAACAAGAATGTCATGATGAAGATAAAGTGTTTGATGTTTTGTCACTGAGGAAAATGGTTAAGATTGAAAGGAGCAGAGCAAATGCTGCTTGTTTGGAACTTGAGAAGGAGAGAATGGCAGCAGCTACAGCAGCTGAGGAAACAATGGCAATGATTTTGCGGCTACAGAATGAAAAGAGTTTGGTTGAAATGGAAGCCAATCAATATAAAAGGTTGGCTGAGGAGAAGCAATTACATGACCAAGAAGTAATTCAATCATTACAATGGCTTGTACTTAAGCATGAATCAGAAAGGAGTATCTTGGAAGGCCAACTCAAATTATGTTGTAAAGAAAAGTTGAAGACTTTTGGGAAAAGGGATGATGAAGGGGACCACTCAGAAGTAGCTGATGATGAGGAGAATCATAGTTCTCTCAACACCAACTTGGATGATGCTTTTCACTATACCCTCTTTAGCTCTCTTGACATGGATTTGTCAACATAG